The following coding sequences lie in one Mesorhizobium sp. DCY119 genomic window:
- the adh gene encoding aldehyde dehydrogenase: protein MNKVEFSRTAKVPFAKRYDNFIGGKWVAPKSGKYFENISPVTGRPLGEVARSDASDIEAALDAAHKAKDAWGKTAAATRADMLLKIADRMEENLDLLALAETWDNGKPIRESTAADVPLAIDHFRYFAGALRAQEGSLSQIDDDTVAYHFHEPLGVVGQIIPWNFPLLMACWKLAPALAAGNCVVLKPAEQTPATIMLWADLIGDILPEGVLNIVNGFGLEAGKPLASSPRIAKIAFTGETTTGRLIMQYASQNLIPVTLELGGKSPNIFFQDVASEDDDFLDKAIEGFVMFALNQGEVCTCPSRALVHEKIYDKFMEKALKRVEAIVQGDPLDPVTMIGAQASSEQLEKILSYFDIGRQEGAEVLTGGEQNHLPGDLAGGYYVKPTIFKGHNKMRVFQEEIFGPVVSVTTFKDDDEALSIANDTLYGLGAGIWTRDGTRAYRFGRAIQAGRVWTNCYHAYPAHAAFGGYKQSGIGRETHKMMLDHYQQTKNMLVSYSPKKLGFF, encoded by the coding sequence ATGAACAAGGTTGAATTTTCCCGCACGGCCAAGGTTCCCTTCGCCAAGCGCTACGACAACTTCATCGGCGGCAAATGGGTCGCGCCCAAATCCGGAAAATATTTTGAGAACATCTCGCCTGTGACCGGCCGTCCGCTCGGCGAAGTCGCGCGCTCTGATGCGTCCGACATCGAAGCGGCACTTGACGCCGCCCACAAGGCCAAGGACGCTTGGGGCAAGACTGCCGCAGCGACCCGCGCCGACATGCTGCTCAAGATCGCCGACCGCATGGAGGAGAACCTCGACCTCCTCGCTCTGGCCGAGACCTGGGACAACGGCAAGCCGATCCGTGAATCGACGGCAGCCGACGTTCCCCTCGCCATCGACCATTTCCGCTATTTCGCCGGCGCATTGCGGGCCCAGGAAGGCAGCCTCTCGCAGATCGACGACGATACCGTCGCCTACCACTTCCATGAACCGCTCGGCGTCGTCGGCCAGATCATTCCGTGGAACTTCCCGCTTCTCATGGCCTGCTGGAAGCTCGCGCCGGCACTGGCCGCCGGCAACTGCGTTGTTCTGAAACCGGCTGAACAGACGCCTGCCACGATCATGCTCTGGGCCGACCTTATCGGCGATATCCTGCCGGAAGGCGTGCTCAACATCGTCAACGGCTTCGGCCTCGAAGCCGGCAAGCCGCTGGCCTCGTCACCGCGCATCGCCAAGATCGCCTTCACCGGCGAGACGACGACCGGCCGGCTGATCATGCAATATGCCAGCCAGAACCTCATCCCGGTGACTCTCGAACTCGGCGGCAAGTCGCCCAACATCTTCTTCCAGGATGTTGCCTCCGAGGATGACGATTTCCTCGACAAGGCCATCGAAGGCTTCGTCATGTTCGCGCTCAACCAGGGCGAGGTCTGCACCTGCCCCAGCCGCGCGCTGGTGCACGAGAAGATCTATGACAAGTTCATGGAAAAGGCGTTGAAGCGCGTCGAGGCGATCGTCCAGGGTGACCCGCTCGACCCGGTCACGATGATCGGCGCACAGGCGTCCAGCGAACAGCTTGAAAAGATCCTGAGCTATTTCGACATCGGCCGCCAGGAAGGCGCGGAAGTGCTGACCGGCGGCGAACAGAACCACCTGCCCGGCGATCTGGCTGGCGGCTACTACGTCAAGCCGACGATCTTCAAGGGCCACAACAAGATGCGCGTCTTCCAGGAAGAGATCTTTGGGCCGGTGGTTTCGGTCACGACCTTCAAGGACGACGACGAGGCTCTGTCGATCGCCAACGACACGCTCTATGGCCTCGGCGCCGGCATCTGGACCCGCGACGGCACGCGTGCCTATCGCTTCGGCCGCGCCATCCAGGCCGGTCGCGTCTGGACCAACTGCTACCACGCCTATCCGGCACATGCGGCCTTCGGCGGCTACAAGCAGTCCGGCATCGGCCGCGAAACGCACAAGATGATGCTCGACCACTACCAGCAGACCAAGAACATGCTGGTCAGCTACAGCCCGAAGAAGCTCGGCTTCTTCTGA
- the tsaA gene encoding tRNA (N6-threonylcarbamoyladenosine(37)-N6)-methyltransferase TrmO, translating into MVRENEIRPSEVAVSPPPATDAGLVFIGRISTPWTSRLMTPRQGRADGPVCRIEIFEPWVEALDGVEEFERLEVLYWLHQSRRDLVKQSPANDGAARGTFALRSPVRPNPIGTSIVTLVGVEGSTLLVRGMDCLDGTPLIDLKPDRTLFTPIAPPQPGDFETG; encoded by the coding sequence ATGGTTCGGGAAAACGAGATCAGGCCGAGCGAGGTGGCGGTGAGCCCGCCGCCCGCGACCGATGCCGGACTGGTCTTCATCGGGCGGATCAGCACGCCGTGGACGTCTCGCCTGATGACGCCGCGTCAGGGCAGGGCGGACGGCCCGGTCTGCCGGATCGAGATTTTCGAGCCGTGGGTCGAAGCGCTGGACGGCGTCGAGGAATTCGAGCGGCTGGAGGTGCTTTACTGGCTGCATCAGTCGCGGCGCGATCTGGTGAAGCAAAGCCCTGCCAATGATGGCGCCGCGCGCGGGACTTTCGCGCTGCGATCGCCCGTGCGGCCGAACCCGATCGGCACCTCGATCGTGACGTTGGTCGGCGTGGAGGGCTCGACGCTGCTGGTCCGCGGCATGGACTGCCTCGACGGCACGCCGCTCATTGACCTCAAGCCCGACCGGACGCTTTTCACCCCGATCGCCCCGCCGCAGCCGGGCGATTTCGAGACAGGCTAG
- a CDS encoding MBL fold metallo-hydrolase codes for MLQIGDCRIVSVLEQEFEPRVDFLFPELDLASLAGEQSWLEPSHLDFSSGVVRLAIQSFIVKVDGLTIVVDTGIGEEKPRHRPEWHRRKNTGFLDSLGEHGAAPETVDLVVCTHIHVDHVGWNTRWIDGIWQPTFPNARYLIPLIERDHMRAQAEPPSYYADSVAPLPDTLVEWIQPYHEICPGLTLVPLPGHSPGMVGLRIEREGMKAMLCSDALHSPFQLRLPEVSSSLCSDASLARTTRRALLSECAAEDMLLVPAHLREHAAIRVHRDGNVFQPEFVYFVG; via the coding sequence ATGCTCCAGATTGGCGATTGCCGAATTGTCTCGGTCCTCGAGCAGGAGTTCGAGCCGCGTGTCGACTTTCTGTTTCCAGAACTGGATCTCGCTTCTCTTGCTGGAGAGCAGAGCTGGCTGGAACCATCGCATCTGGATTTTTCGAGCGGTGTCGTCCGGCTTGCGATTCAAAGCTTCATTGTCAAAGTGGATGGCCTGACCATTGTCGTCGATACCGGCATCGGCGAAGAAAAGCCGCGGCATCGTCCAGAATGGCACCGGCGAAAGAATACAGGTTTTCTCGATAGCCTTGGCGAACATGGTGCTGCGCCGGAGACCGTCGATCTGGTTGTCTGCACCCATATCCATGTCGATCATGTCGGCTGGAATACGCGATGGATAGACGGCATTTGGCAGCCTACCTTCCCGAATGCGCGCTATCTTATCCCCTTGATCGAGCGCGACCATATGCGCGCTCAAGCCGAGCCGCCCTCATATTATGCGGATAGTGTGGCGCCGCTTCCCGACACTCTGGTCGAATGGATCCAACCGTATCATGAGATCTGCCCGGGACTGACGCTGGTGCCTCTGCCGGGACATTCGCCGGGCATGGTTGGGCTCAGGATAGAGCGAGAGGGAATGAAGGCCATGCTCTGTTCGGACGCATTGCATAGTCCCTTCCAGCTTCGCCTTCCCGAAGTTTCGAGCTCGTTGTGCTCGGACGCCAGTCTGGCGCGGACGACACGCCGCGCACTGCTGTCCGAGTGCGCCGCAGAGGATATGTTGCTGGTTCCTGCCCATTTGCGCGAGCACGCCGCAATCCGGGTGCATAGGGACGGCAACGTGTTCCAGCCGGAATTTGTTTATTTCGTCGGTTGA
- a CDS encoding DUF779 domain-containing protein codes for MLEKISLGKVSSTPEAQAFLAEIIADHGPVLFHQSGGCCDGSSPMCYPRNDFIVGDQDVLLGMIGETPVYISASQFEVWKHTDLIIDVVPGRGGMFSLDNGREKRFLTRSTICTVP; via the coding sequence ATGCTGGAAAAAATCTCTCTGGGAAAGGTATCATCCACCCCGGAAGCGCAAGCGTTCCTGGCCGAAATCATCGCCGATCACGGTCCGGTGCTGTTTCACCAATCCGGCGGCTGCTGCGACGGCTCCTCACCCATGTGCTACCCGCGCAACGACTTCATCGTCGGCGATCAGGACGTGCTTCTGGGCATGATCGGCGAGACGCCGGTCTATATCAGCGCCTCGCAATTCGAGGTGTGGAAACACACCGATCTCATTATCGACGTCGTGCCCGGACGCGGCGGCATGTTCTCGCTCGACAATGGTCGCGAGAAGCGGTTCCTGACGCGCTCGACGATCTGCACGGTTCCTTGA
- a CDS encoding molybdopterin-binding protein, translating into MKISARNILKGKVVKITKGATTSHVEIDIGGAIVTSSITNAAVDDLKLETGKQAYAVIKASDVMVGVD; encoded by the coding sequence ATGAAAATCAGTGCCCGCAATATCCTGAAAGGGAAGGTCGTCAAGATCACCAAGGGTGCGACGACCTCGCATGTCGAAATCGATATCGGCGGCGCGATCGTCACCTCCTCGATCACCAATGCGGCGGTGGATGATCTCAAGCTTGAAACCGGCAAGCAGGCCTATGCCGTCATCAAGGCTTCCGACGTGATGGTCGGCGTCGACTGA
- a CDS encoding pentapeptide repeat-containing protein — protein sequence MGAPLPSPFRFIRPGPASAFRSLALCALVFSATIAASAFPARAQDCRSSPVAGMNWSGCNKKQLILGSSNLENANLSDTDFSQTDLSGSNLKSANLEKATLVRASLASANADKANLAKVEGYRCDFSDVSAENASFASSELQRTNFSNARLTGADFEKAELGRASFDKAVLTGTRFPMANLSRASFVGSVFEGPIDFDRAFMFLTRIEGVDLSAAKNLQQGQVDLACGDSTTKLPAGLSVPASWPCSAAD from the coding sequence ATGGGTGCCCCGCTCCCAAGCCCCTTTCGTTTTATCCGGCCTGGGCCTGCAAGCGCTTTTCGCTCTCTTGCTCTTTGTGCCTTGGTCTTTTCCGCAACGATTGCGGCGTCGGCATTCCCGGCTCGCGCGCAGGATTGCAGAAGCTCGCCGGTGGCCGGAATGAACTGGAGCGGCTGCAACAAGAAGCAGCTGATACTCGGCAGCAGCAATCTCGAAAACGCCAACCTGTCTGATACCGATTTCTCGCAGACCGACCTCAGCGGCTCCAATCTCAAGTCGGCGAATCTGGAAAAGGCGACCTTGGTGCGCGCTTCGCTTGCCTCGGCCAACGCCGACAAGGCAAATCTCGCCAAGGTCGAAGGCTATCGCTGTGATTTCTCGGACGTTTCGGCCGAAAACGCTTCATTTGCCAGCTCCGAATTGCAGCGAACCAATTTCAGCAATGCGCGTCTTACCGGCGCCGATTTCGAGAAGGCCGAGCTCGGCCGCGCCAGTTTCGACAAGGCTGTGCTCACCGGCACCCGTTTTCCCATGGCCAATCTTTCGCGCGCCAGCTTCGTCGGCTCGGTCTTCGAGGGGCCGATAGACTTCGACCGCGCCTTTATGTTTCTGACACGAATCGAAGGTGTAGACCTGTCGGCGGCAAAAAATCTGCAGCAGGGACAGGTCGACCTGGCTTGCGGTGACAGCACCACGAAGCTGCCAGCCGGCCTGTCTGTCCCGGCAAGCTGGCCTTGCTCTGCTGCCGACTGA
- a CDS encoding helix-turn-helix domain-containing protein: MVGHLPAHHADRIQAAITSDAAAKSALVASWRRSSSLHQLDPAERKSPRRLTETELREARQKIEPLLAAAGPSLDRLYLAVGGVGCCVLLADRDGVPVERRGAPSDDETFHSWGLWTGSVWSEDSEGTNGIGTCLVEQRALTIHRDQHFFTRNTALSCTTAPIYDHEGNLVAALDVSSCRADLTEGFANLISMAVIDAARRIEAENFRLSFPTARILLAPTIDKSVGALVAVDADDLVVGATRSARQALGITPDCLTRPLPAVDLFGATRGEPENLAHAERSVLQRALARADGNVTAAAQVLGISRATLHRKLKRLDVSRTH; the protein is encoded by the coding sequence ATGGTCGGACACTTACCCGCCCATCATGCAGACCGCATCCAGGCCGCGATCACTTCGGACGCCGCAGCGAAATCCGCTCTGGTCGCTTCGTGGCGGCGTTCCTCGTCCTTGCATCAGCTCGATCCGGCAGAACGAAAATCCCCCAGGCGCCTGACCGAGACGGAGCTGAGGGAAGCGCGACAGAAGATCGAACCGCTGCTTGCCGCTGCAGGCCCCAGTCTGGACAGGCTCTATCTGGCCGTCGGCGGCGTCGGTTGCTGCGTGCTTCTGGCCGACCGGGACGGCGTACCCGTCGAGCGCCGCGGTGCGCCATCCGACGACGAGACATTCCACTCCTGGGGCCTGTGGACCGGCTCGGTCTGGAGCGAGGACAGCGAAGGCACCAACGGCATCGGCACCTGTCTCGTCGAGCAGCGCGCGCTAACCATCCACCGCGACCAGCATTTTTTCACGCGCAACACCGCGCTCAGCTGCACCACCGCCCCGATCTACGATCATGAGGGCAATCTGGTCGCCGCACTCGACGTATCCTCCTGCCGCGCAGACCTGACGGAAGGCTTTGCCAACCTGATCTCGATGGCAGTCATCGACGCCGCGCGCCGCATCGAGGCTGAGAATTTCCGCTTATCGTTCCCCACGGCGCGCATTCTGCTTGCACCGACGATCGACAAGAGTGTCGGTGCACTTGTTGCGGTCGATGCCGACGATCTCGTGGTCGGTGCGACGCGCTCCGCCCGTCAGGCGCTCGGCATCACGCCGGATTGCCTGACGCGCCCTCTCCCGGCAGTCGATCTGTTCGGCGCGACACGCGGCGAGCCGGAAAACCTCGCCCATGCCGAACGCAGCGTCCTGCAGCGGGCGCTTGCCCGCGCCGACGGCAACGTCACCGCCGCAGCACAAGTGCTGGGCATCAGCCGCGCCACGCTGCATCGCAAGCTGAAGCGCCTCGACGTATCGCGCACGCATTGA
- a CDS encoding ABC transporter substrate-binding protein, translating to MKFLRLAISAAVSAIALGTAAAEPVKIAFLTPKTGPLAFIGAMYDPTINFVQKPFNEAAGETGNTLDIAVYDDSGTTQGAADRFKQAIADGARVFIGAGTSPLAAQNLADIRRWNQRNPDDPAMLLIVGSEGSNFIGSDCDFYSFHFTTTPFIRQNALAKVMKDEGSLGEKVYSLQPDYTMGREMEAAVGQNAEAYGYKVVGQTRHDVFKIKDFSPFIEKVRATAPDTIFTASSGSDLRLILQAASASGLKARFASTFLDEPGNLAAAGASALDSHSAQLFNAEASGEAGEKYRAAFNAAAGRDPVAYMNNSVQTLSMLSAAITARPKADKVAVNDLAKSLETVQVDWPHGKLSMRAEDHQIQLPLVITKVSKNARDKVDGTDMGFEPVKVLSAEETSLPVSADCKMKRP from the coding sequence ATGAAATTCTTGCGCCTTGCGATCTCCGCGGCGGTATCGGCCATTGCCCTAGGCACGGCCGCTGCAGAACCTGTGAAAATCGCTTTCCTGACGCCGAAGACCGGGCCGCTGGCCTTTATCGGCGCCATGTACGATCCCACGATCAACTTCGTCCAGAAACCATTCAACGAAGCCGCCGGCGAAACCGGCAACACGCTGGACATTGCCGTTTACGATGATTCCGGAACCACGCAGGGTGCTGCGGATCGCTTCAAGCAGGCGATCGCCGACGGTGCGCGCGTCTTCATCGGTGCAGGAACTTCGCCTTTGGCTGCACAGAACCTGGCGGATATCCGGCGCTGGAACCAGCGCAATCCGGATGATCCGGCCATGCTGCTCATCGTCGGCTCGGAAGGATCGAACTTCATCGGTTCCGATTGCGACTTCTATTCCTTCCACTTCACGACAACACCCTTCATCCGGCAGAACGCCTTGGCAAAGGTCATGAAGGACGAAGGGTCGCTGGGTGAAAAGGTCTACTCGCTCCAGCCCGACTACACGATGGGCCGCGAGATGGAGGCGGCGGTCGGGCAAAATGCTGAGGCCTACGGCTACAAGGTTGTCGGTCAGACGCGCCACGACGTCTTCAAGATCAAGGATTTTTCGCCGTTCATCGAGAAAGTTCGCGCCACCGCGCCCGACACGATCTTTACGGCAAGCAGCGGAAGCGATCTGCGTCTCATCCTCCAGGCGGCATCGGCCTCTGGATTGAAGGCGCGTTTCGCGAGCACCTTCCTTGACGAACCCGGGAACCTGGCCGCCGCAGGCGCGTCTGCGCTTGATAGCCACAGCGCACAACTGTTCAACGCCGAAGCAAGCGGCGAAGCTGGCGAGAAATATCGTGCTGCATTCAACGCAGCTGCTGGCCGTGACCCTGTCGCGTATATGAACAACAGCGTTCAGACGCTGAGCATGCTGAGCGCTGCGATCACCGCGCGGCCAAAGGCGGACAAGGTCGCGGTCAACGACCTCGCCAAGTCCCTGGAAACCGTGCAGGTCGACTGGCCCCACGGCAAGCTTTCGATGCGTGCCGAGGATCATCAGATCCAGCTGCCATTGGTCATCACCAAAGTTTCGAAGAACGCTCGCGACAAGGTGGATGGCACCGATATGGGGTTCGAGCCGGTCAAGGTCCTGAGTGCTGAAGAAACGTCGCTTCCGGTCAGCGCCGACTGCAAAATGAAGCGGCCCTGA